The genomic interval CTCGGCAATGCCTTGATGATCTTCTTTATCGGCAAGGCGTTGCAGTCACTATTGGGCACGCGGAATTTGTTGTATGTTTATTTCCTGTCGGGTCTGGGTGGGGCGGTGATGGAAATGGCGATTGGCTGGGTGGCCGACCAGCCGAGTGCCATGGTGGGCGCATCGGCGTGTGCCTTTGGATTGTTGATGGGACTGGCGGTGATGCTGCCACAGGAAAAGATCACGGCGATGATCTATTTTATCATTCCGTTGCGGATGAAACTTTGGAACCTGGCCATGATGCTGATGGGGTTGTCGGTGGTGCTGGCGTTGTTGCAGTTGTTCAACATATGGGACATGCAGATCGCTCATTTCGCGCACATCGGAGGCGGTTTGACGGGGTGGTGGTTTGTGCGCACGCTGGGTTACGGCGGGGGTCCCATCACCTACGAGAGGCTTTGGCAGGAGCGGCAGCAGCGCGAGCAAAGTCGTGAACTCGCCGGGGTGCGTCGCAAGTTGCGTGAGGTGACGACGCGCAAGAGCTCGGACGACCTCAAACTGTTGGAGGCTCCGGACACCAAGGATTTTATCGAGCGTGAGATTGATCCCATTCTCGACAAAATCACGGCGCATGGCATCACCAGTCTCACGGAGGCGGAGCGCGAACTGTTGCAGCGGGCTCGAAATGAAATCATCAACCGCGATCGGCATTAGGATGGCAAGCATGGGGATTGGGAAGATGCAGCTGCGGGTGAAATGGGGTGATGATCATCAGGACAACCGTTTGGTTCACCGGAGATGAGGATCATTTCCGGCAGCGCGGGTGGCATCCCGATCAAGGTGCCCCCGTTGGTGGCGCGTCCGACGACGGATCGGGTTCGCGAAGCCTTGTTTTCGATGCTCGGTGGTTCTTGTGAGGATTTGAAGGTGCTGGATCTGTTTGCGGGTTCGGGGGCGCTGGGGTTGGAGGCGCTGAGCCGTGGGGCAAAGGAGGCGAGGTTTGTGGAGCAACATGGTGGGGCGGCGGGCATCATCAGCGAGAATTTGCTGAAGACCCGCTTGCAGGGTGGCCAGGTGATGAAGGCCGAGGTGTTTGCGACGTTGCGTCGACTGGCCCAGGAGGGGTCGACGTTTGATCTGGTGTTTGCGGATCCTCCCTATGCCAAGCTCCCTGGCGAGGTCAACCTGGCGGAGACGTTGCTGGCGAATGAGGATTTGCGCTCGCTGCTGGCGGGAGGTGGCAGTTTCGTGCTGGAATGCATGGCGACAAAAAAGCCGTTGGCAGGCATCGAGCACTGGCAAGTGGTGCGCGACCGGGTGTATGGTTCGACCCGCATCCTGATCCTCACGCTTCATCTTATTCTCCCGACTGCAACCGACCCCGATGGCGAAATACCTTCTGCTGCTGATCTATAACGCGTTGTTTCCCATTGGTCTGGTGTGCATGGCTCCCGGAGCGTTGAAGAAGATGAAGGCCCGTGGTGGCAGCCCGCGCGACTTATGGCAGCGACTGGGATTTTTCAAAGCGTCGCAGCTTCGACAATTGGATCAAATGCGAAGCGAGGGCAGGTTGTTTTGGATTCATGCCGCCAGTGTGGGCGAGGTGGGAATTGCGGCGAAGCTCATCCGCCAGATTTTGAAAGACCGGCCTGAATCGAGGTTTGCGCTCACGACGACCACCCCGACCGGATTTGCTCAGGTGGAAGCCATGAAGGAGGTGCAGGCTGGAGTGGTGCTGCCGCTTTACAGTGCGCTGGATGGTTGGCTCATCGTGAGGCGTTTTTTGCGGGCGATCCAGCCGGCACAATTGATTTTGGTGGAGGCCGAAGTCTGGCCAAACCTCACCCATGCCTGCAAAAAAAGGGGCGTGCCAATGTATCTGGTCAATGCCCGTCTCTCGCCGCGATCCGAGCGTCGATTTCGCAAAGCGCTGCCGTTCACCCGCGCCATCTTTTCGATGTTGAATCATGTGATGGTCCAGGAGCCCGAAGATGTGGCCCGCTGGCAGAGTCTTGGACTTGAATCGTCGAAGATCACCTGCACCGGCAGCATCAAGTTTGATCCTGGAGCAGGTGGGCAAACCCGTCCCGAGGCGCAGATTGAAAAGTTTCAGCAGCTCCTGCGCGAGCTTGGCTGGGGCGCGGAAGATCCGGTGATCCTGCTGGCCAGCACGCATCCAGGTGAGGAGCTTGCGCTGGCACAGGTGTATGGTCGATTGGCGAAGGATTTTCATGACCTTCGTCTGATCGTGGTGCCTCGACATGTCGAGCGCGCGGAGGAAATCGATGTAGAATTGAAGGCCCAAGGGTTTTACGTTGTCCGACGCAGCCAAGGGTTGGTTTCTACCGGAAAGGTGGCCGTGGCCGATGTGTTGTTGGTGGACACCACCGGGGAACTGGGGGCCTGGCAGCATCTCGCCACTGCCGTGATCGTAGGCAAAAGCTTTCTAGCGAAAGGTGGTCAAAATCCCGCCGAGGCAATCATGGCAGGGAAGCCCGTGCTGTTCGGACCCCACATGGCGAACTTCGAAGCGCTGGTGGATCAGCTTCTGAAAAAGGGGGGAGCCGTTCAATCGCCGGATCTACTGGCCCTGGAGCGCGATCTGCGCAGTTTGTTGAGTTCTCCTG from Phragmitibacter flavus carries:
- the rsmD gene encoding 16S rRNA (guanine(966)-N(2))-methyltransferase RsmD: MRIISGSAGGIPIKVPPLVARPTTDRVREALFSMLGGSCEDLKVLDLFAGSGALGLEALSRGAKEARFVEQHGGAAGIISENLLKTRLQGGQVMKAEVFATLRRLAQEGSTFDLVFADPPYAKLPGEVNLAETLLANEDLRSLLAGGGSFVLECMATKKPLAGIEHWQVVRDRVYGSTRILILTLHLILPTATDPDGEIPSAADL
- a CDS encoding 3-deoxy-D-manno-octulosonic acid transferase, giving the protein MAKYLLLLIYNALFPIGLVCMAPGALKKMKARGGSPRDLWQRLGFFKASQLRQLDQMRSEGRLFWIHAASVGEVGIAAKLIRQILKDRPESRFALTTTTPTGFAQVEAMKEVQAGVVLPLYSALDGWLIVRRFLRAIQPAQLILVEAEVWPNLTHACKKRGVPMYLVNARLSPRSERRFRKALPFTRAIFSMLNHVMVQEPEDVARWQSLGLESSKITCTGSIKFDPGAGGQTRPEAQIEKFQQLLRELGWGAEDPVILLASTHPGEELALAQVYGRLAKDFHDLRLIVVPRHVERAEEIDVELKAQGFYVVRRSQGLVSTGKVAVADVLLVDTTGELGAWQHLATAVIVGKSFLAKGGQNPAEAIMAGKPVLFGPHMANFEALVDQLLKKGGAVQSPDLLALERDLRSLLSSPDRARSVAVAGMGALTPHEGATARTAVLLGESLK
- a CDS encoding rhomboid family protein; translation: MLHDRDYMRGRQSPNWLQWMWSDAVTLLVVINVAVFLMQVFVNDGRPFEWGVLSMSALADGRVWTLFTHMFLHHGIFHILGNALMIFFIGKALQSLLGTRNLLYVYFLSGLGGAVMEMAIGWVADQPSAMVGASACAFGLLMGLAVMLPQEKITAMIYFIIPLRMKLWNLAMMLMGLSVVLALLQLFNIWDMQIAHFAHIGGGLTGWWFVRTLGYGGGPITYERLWQERQQREQSRELAGVRRKLREVTTRKSSDDLKLLEAPDTKDFIEREIDPILDKITAHGITSLTEAERELLQRARNEIINRDRH